TCTACAGCACCTGGGTGTGGGTGGCCCACGAAAGCGAGATACCTGAATCCGGCAGCTACAAGACCACCTACATCGGCAAGCAGCCGGTGATCGTGGTGCGTGACCGCAAGAAGGACGTGCATGTGCTGCTCAACCGCTGCCGTCATCGCGGCGCAACGGTGTGCGAGCACAAGAAGGGCAAGACCCAAAGCTTCGTCTGCCCCTACCACGGCTGGGGCTATGCGCTGGACGGCTCGCTGCGCGGCATTCCGCACCCGGAAAGCTACGCCGACTGCCTGGACAAGAGCGAGCTGCCACTGGTCAGCCTGCGCGTGGAAAGCTACGCCGGGATGATCTTCGCCACCTTCAAGGACGACATCCAGCCGCTGGTGGACTTCCTCGGTCCGGCGAAGAAGTGGATGGACCTGTTCATGAAGCAGGGCGCCGGCTACGGCATCAAGGTGCCCGGCGAGCATCGCTTCCGCTTCCCTGGCAACTGGAAGATCCAGCTGGAGAACACCACCGACGCCTACCACTTCCCGCTGGTGCACAAGAGCTTCCTGTCGTCGGTGGATGAACAGACCCTGGAGCTGTTCGATTTCGTCAAAGGTCCGGGCTACGTGGAGGACCTGGGCAACGGCCACAGCGTGATGGTGATGATCCCCGACCTGATCGACCTGGAAGCCGATCTGGACAAGCCGATTCCCGAGCGCTTCGAGGGCCTGGCCGCCGAATTGCGCGACGAAGGCATCGACGACCAGCAGGTACGGCGCATCGTGCGGGCCGTGGGCGGCACCGGCTTCAACCTCAACCTGTTCCCCAACATCGCCTGTTCCATGGCTTTTTTCCGCGTGTTGCAACCGATCTCGGTGCACGAGACCGAGATCCACCACTCGGTGATCACCATGGACGGCGGCCCGGCCGTGGCCAACCGCTACCGCCTGCGCCTGCACGAGCACTTCCAGGGGCCGATGGGCTTCGGTACGCCGGACGATTCCGAGGCCTGGGAGCGCGTGCAGAAGGGCGCCCAGGCTGGCGAAGACCTGTGGATCATGCTCAACCGCGGCCTGCCCGGCGAGCGCCCCAGCGAAGATGGCCTGGTGTCTGACGTAAGTGCCGAAACCGGTATGCGCGCGGCTTACCAGCAGTGGAAGAAGATGATGACCGCGGAGGCCAAATGATGAAGCTCGATCTGTTCAACGAAGTCACCGCGTTCATTTGGGAAGAAGGCGACATGCTCGACCACGGCGAGTACGACAGCTGGCTGAACCTGTGGACCGAGCAAGGGACCTACATCATCCCGATCGACCCGAAGCAAACCGACTACGAAAACACGCTGAACTACGCCTATGACGACCACCACATGCGCGGCCTGCGCGTGCAGCGGCTGATCGGCGGCGAGTCGATTTCCACCAGTCCGCAGCCGCGCACGGTGCGCACCCTCTCGCGAATTCGCGTGCTCGGTGACGACGGCGTCAACGTCACCGTGCGCGCCGCGCAGAACATCCGCGAGTTCCGCAAGGAAAGCCTCAAGCACTACAGCGCCGACCTGACCTACTCACTGGTACGCGCCGAGGGCGGTTTCAAGATTCACCGCAAGGTGATCAGCCTGATCAACAGCGACGATACCCTCGCCGGTATCGGCTACATCCTCTGAGGGCCGAACCATGAGCCATGTCGCATTGGTAACCGGTGCGGGCCAGGGGCTGGGGCAGCGTTTCGCTGCCCGGTTGCTGGCCGCCGGCTACAAGGTGGTGATCAGCGACCGCAGCCTGGAGGCCGCGCAGGCTGCCGCCCGGTCGCTGGACGCGGGCGCAGAGCGGGTGTTGGCGGTGGCGTTGGATGTGGGCGAGAAAACCCACTTCGAAGCCGCCCTGGCCGCCACCCTGGAACGCTTCGGTGCCCTGCATGTGCTGGTCAACAACGCCGCCGTGACCAAGACCACGCCGCTGCTGCAGATTTCCCCGCAAGAGTTCGACGCCGTAGTGGGCCTGAACCTGCGCAGCGTGTTCCTTGGCTGCCAGGTGCTGGGCGCACACATGGCCCAAGCCGGCTACGGGCGGATCATCAACATGGCCTCGCTGGCCGGGCAGAACGGCGGCACCGCCACCGGCGCGCACTACGCCGCGAGCAAGGGCGCCATCGTGACCCTGACCAAGATCTTCGCCAAGGAATTCGCTGCCCGTGGCGTCACGGTCAACGCCATCGCGCCCGGTCCGATCGACTCGCCGGCGGTGCATGCCGCGGTGCCGGCCGAGCGTATGGACGGGCTGCTGGCGAATATTCCGGTGCGCCGCCTGGGGGATGCGGATTTCCTCGGTGACCTGATCGTCCAGCTGGCGCGCCCCGAAGCCTACTTCACCACCGGGGCGACCTGGGACGTGAATGGCGGGCTGTTCATGCGCTGAACCTATCCACCGGGCGACGGCCGCCGTCGCCTTTGAACTCAATGCTGTTCGCCTTGGTCGCGGTGACCGGCAGGAGCGGCCTGAGCCGCGAAAAGCTTCGCGGTTCAAGCCGGTCCCACAGGATGAACCGAACAGTATTGCCCCTAGCCGAACGTGCAGAGTGACCTGCCATGAATGAACAATTACTAGAAGTGGTCGTGCGCAAGCGTGACCTGCAGGGTGACGCCGTGGTCGTGCTTGACCTGGCCCAGGCCGACGGCTCGCTCTTGCCGGCCTTCGAGGCCGGCGCCCATGTCGATATCCATATCGCTCCAGACCTGATCCGCCAGTACTCGCTGTGCAGTGACCCGGCCGATCTGCGCACCTACCGCCTGGGGGTGCTCAAGGACCCGGCGTCGCGCGGCGGGTCCGTCGGTGTACACCAGACGTTGCTCGAAGGCCGCCCGGTACGCATCAGCGCGCCGCGCAACCTGTTTCCCCTGGCACCCGCGGCGCGGCGCTCGATCCTCCTCGGCGGTGGTATCGGTATCACGCCGATGATCGCCATGGCGCATGCCCTGCATCGCCAGGGCGCCGATTTCGAGCTGCACTACTGCGGGCGTTCACGCCGCCACAGCGCCTTTCTCGAGGCCTTGCGCGAAGCGCCTTTCGCGGCACGGGTGGTCACCCATTTCGATGACGAGGACGCCGCGCAGCGCCTGGACCTGCCCGCGGTGCTGGGGCCGGGTGAGGCCGGCGTGCATGTGTACACCTGCGGTCCGTCCGGCTTCATGGACTGGGTGATTGCCGGTGCCCGTCAGCAGGGCTACGCCGAGGACCACATCCACAAGGAGTACTTCCAGGTCGAGGTCGACGCCAGCGGCGCCAGCTTCGAGGTGGTCGCTGCGCGCAGCGGCAAGCAGGTGCAGGTCGCCGAAGGGCAGAGCATCGCCGAGGCCCTGAAGAGCATCGGCATCAAGGTGGCCATGTCCTGCGAGCAGGGCGCCTGCGGCACCTGCCTGTGCGAGGTGCTCGAAGGCGAGCCTGACCACCGTGACCACTACCTGACCGACGACGAGAAGGCGGCCAACGAACAGATCCTGCTGTGCTGTTCCCGGGCCCGATCCACCAGGCTGGTCCTGGATATCTGAGGAGAACGACCATGGTCGACGTAAACAGTTTTCGCAATGCAATGGCCATGCTCGGTGGCGCGGTTTCGGTGATCACCACCGACGGCCCGGCGGGTCGCTGCGGGTTCACCGCTTCCGCCGTGTGCAGTGTCACCGATTCACCGCCCACCCTGCTGGTGTGCATGAACCGCGCCTCGCAATCCAACGCGCAGTTCAAGGCCAACGGCATCTTGTGCGTCAACGTGCTGGCTGCCAGTCACCAGGCGTTGTCCGGCGCGTTCGCCAACAAGCAGCTCAGCCCCGAGGCGCGCTTCGCCGAAGCGTCCTGGACCACCCTGGAAAGCGGTGCGCCGGTGATGCTCGATGCCCTGGTGAATTTCGACTGCCGCATCGCCCAGGTCCACGAGGTGGGTTCGCATAGCATCTTCTACTGCGAGATCCAGGACATCCGCCACGGCGGCGCGGAAGACGGGCTGGTGTATTTCAACCGTGCCTATCACCGCCTGGGCGAGGCTTCCAAAGCCTGCTGAGCGACGGATTCAGAATGTCTCGAGGTTGTGGAACACCGTCTCCAGCAGCCCGTTGAGGCGTTCGATCTGCGCCTTGGTCAGGCCGGCGAAGCTGCGTTCGAACAGGGCGTGGGTCACGTCCTGCATGCGCTCGATGGTGGCCAGGCCGGCCGGAGTGATGCTCACCTGGGTCACCCGGCCATCCTCGGCGCTGGGCGCGGTGTCCACCAGGCCGTCGTCCTTCATGCGGTAGACGATCTTGGTGGTGGTGGAGAGTTTGGCGATGGCGTGGGTAGAGATTTCGGAAATGCTCGACTGGCCGTTCTCGCTGAGGATCCACAGCACCCGCCAGCGCGGTACGTCGAGGTCGACGCGCTTGAGCAGGCGCTCCATGTTCTGGTTGTAACGACCGTGGACGCGGGCCAGCCAGTAGAAAGGGAAGTCTTCCTTGCGGAACTCCGCACTGGAGGGGTCGTAGCGGTGCTTGAGCTTCTTGGGTGGGTTCATGAGGTTCGGCAGGCAGGAAATCCAGCCGCCAATGATAGACATTTCCAGCAATTTGAACAGCGTCGCGCGTGGCGCAGCCGTTCCGGGTGCACGCTGGCGACCGATGAGGAGCAAGGTACATGACAATCGTTGTCCAGCCCCTGGATCTCGGGGGCGATGGCTTGAGGGTAATGGTCAAGGACACCCTGGACGTGGCCGGTGTGCCGACCCGCGCCTCCAGCCGTGCGCTGGCCGATGCCGCACCGGCCGCCGAACACGCCGAGGTGGTGCGGCGCCTGCTCGACGCTGGCTGCCGGCTGACCGGCAAGACCGTACTGCATGAACTGGCCTTCGGCACCACCGGCATCAACCACTATGCCGGTACGGCGCCCAACCCGCGCTATCCGGGGCGCATTCCCGGTGGCTCATCGAGCGGCTCGGCGGCGGCCGTGGCTGCGGGCCTGGCGGACTTCAGCCTGGGCACCGACACCGGTGGTTCGGTGCGTGTGCCCGCCTGCTGTTGCGGGGTGTTCGGCCTCAAGCCCAGTTTTGGGCGGGTCAGCCGCCAGGGTGTGATGCCGACCCACAGCAGCCTCGACTGTGTCGGGCCGTTCGCCGCCACGCTGCCGATGCTGGTGCGCGCGATGAGTATCATCGACCCCTCGTTCCAGCCTGCGGCGGTGCCTGCGCGGATCACTGTCGGTGTGCTCGCTGTGCCCGCCAGCCCGGCGGTGCAGGCGGTGCTCGACCAGGCCTTGCAGGCCAGCGGCCAGAGCTTGCGTGCCGTGCAGTTGGAGGATTTCCAGGCGGCCTACGAAGCGGGCATGGCGGTGATCAATCGCGAAACCTTCGACGCCTGTGCGCCGCTGCTGGAAGGCGGCCAGGTGGCGCCCGACGTAGCCGGGCGCCTGCAGGCTGCCGGGCAGACCGATGACGCGGCCCTGGCCGCTGCCGAGCAGGTGCGCCAACGCTTCACCGCCCAGGTGGACGCCGCGCTGCAGGACTGTGACGTGCTGGCATTGCCGACCCTGCCGGATTTCCCGTTGCGCCTTGAAGAGGCAGCCGACACCCGTGCGGTACTGGGCATGACCGCACTGGTGCGGCCGTTCAACCTGTCCGGGCATCCAGCCGTCAGCCTGCCGTTGGGCAGCGACCACGGCTTGCCGGTGGGGCTACAGCTGGTGGCCGCCAAGGGCGCCGACGAGCAGTTGCTCGCCGCCGCCGAATGCCTGTTGCAGGCGCTGCATGCGGGCGCCCACTGAGCGGCCTTAAGGAGAGACGCGATGACCGATATCCAGCCACTGCTCGAACGCCTGAAGCGGCTCGAGAGCGAACAGGCGATCCGTGCCTGCATGAACCGCTACATGCTGCTGTGTGACCAGCTCGACGCCCACACGCCCCTCGACGAACTGGCCGGGCTGTTCACCCGCCAGGCGGTCTGGGAGGGCAAGGGCGCCAAATACGCGAAGAGTTTCGGAGGCTATCGAGGCCGCGAGGCGATTCGTGACATGTTCGCGCGCTACACCGAGCCACCGGCGCACTTCGCGCTCAATGTGCACTTCCTTACCAGTGAGCTGATCCGTGTCGATGGCGCGCAGGCCGAGGGCAGCTGGGTGATGCTGCAGACCAGCACCTTCGCCAGCGGCGCCTCGCACCTCAATGCCGCGCGTCTGGCGGTGCGTTTCGCCGAGGAAGACGGGCAGTGGCGCATGGCGCATTTCCAGACCGAAAACCTGTTCAGCCGGCCAGTCACGGCCTGGCACAGCGAAGCCGAGCTGCCAGTGCCCGGCCGTTGACCCCGGTGGCCGCAAAGACGGCCAATTTGGGATAGCCGCCGGCAGGGTGCAGGTCCAGTATCGAAGCCTGCCGACAGGCCCATAACAATAATCAGCCACGGGCGTGCCCAGCCTGTTCCCGTGGACCTCCCGCAACGACTGCCTCATAGAAAAAGGTATAACAGAATGAGCGTATCCTCCGGCGGTGGTTCGACCACGCAGCTTCGCCGCGGCACCCTGGGTGTCGCCATGATCGTGTTTTTCGTCATCTCCGCCGCCAGCCCGCTCAGCGTGCTGGCCGGGGGCTTTCCCATCGGCCTGATGCTGGGCAACGGCGCGGGCCTGCCGGCGCTGGTGATCGTGGCCCTGGCGGTGTTGCTGTGCTTCGCCGCCGGCTATACCGGCATGGCGCGCCATGTGACCCACGCCGGTGGTTTCTATGCCTTCATTTCCCGTGGCCTGGGCGGCATGGCCGGCGGTGCGGCCGGGGTGCTGGCGATGGTCGCCTACAACATCCTGCAGGCGGGCATGTACGGCCTGTTCGGCGCGGTGTTCGCCGGCACCCTGGAGGCCGGTAGCGGCATCCTGGTGCCTTGGTGGCTGGGCTCGCTGCTCGCCCTGCTGGGCATCGCCTGGCTCGGTTACCGCAATATCGACCTCTCGGCGCGGGTGCTGTCGATCATGGTGATCGCCGAATACGCGGTGGTGGTCGTGCTGGACGTGGCGATCTTCAGCCAGGGCGGGCTGCACGGGCTGAACCTGGAGTCCTTCACGCCGACCCAGATCGGCAGCGGCAACCCCTCCATCGGCCTGCTGTTCTGCTTCGCGGCCTTCATCGGCTTCGAAGCCTCCACGCTCTATGGCGAGGAGGCGCGCGACCCGCAGCGCACCATTCCACGGGCGACCTACATCTCGGTGTTGCTGATCGGCGGCTTCTACACCATCTCGGTGTGGGCCATGGTGCTCGGTGCCGGCACGGACGAAGTGGTGGCGCGCCTGCAGGCGACCCAGGACCCGACCACCTTTCTCTATGCGCTGTCCGACCAGTATGTCGGCGCCTGGCTGACCACGGCCATTCGCCTGCTGTTCGTGGTCAGCCTGTTCGCCGGCCTGCTGGCTTTCCACAACGCGGCGGCGCGTTATTTCTTCGCCATCGGGCGTGATGGTCTGCTGCCCGAGCGCCTGGGCAACACCCACCGCGTGCACCAGAGCCCGCATATCGGCTCGCTGGTGCAGAGCCTGGTGGCGGCGACCATCCTCTGCATCTTCGCGCTGATCGGCGCCGACCCGGTGCTGCAGCTGTTCTCCTGGTTCTCCAACCTGGCCACCCTGTGTCTGATTCTGCTGATGGCGCTGACCTCCCTGGCGGTGATCGGCTTCTTCAAGGCGCGCCCGCAACTGGTCAGCAGTGCGCTGCGCTGCTTCATCCTGCCTGCCGTGTCGGGCGTGGCGCTGTTGGCGATCGGCCTGACCGCCGTGGTGCACTTCGACGTGCTTACCGGTGCCAGCACCTCGATCTCGGTGGTGCTCTGGTCGGTGATCCCGCTGTCGGTGGTCATTGGCCTGCTGCTCGCCGCGCGGCTGCGCAGCCAGGCACCGCTGCGCTTCAGTGCACTGGGCAATCAGTCGGCCTGAGCAGCCACCCTTCTTCCTCCCGACGCGGCACAGACCGCGCGGGAGCCTCGCTTGACCGCTGCCTACTAAAAAAATACCTCGTGGTTAAGGATCTGAATCCATGCGTTATCACAGCATTCTCGGCGTCATTACCCTGGCCGGCCTGACGGCTCACGCCCAGGCATTGCCATTGATCGACACGCCCGACACCCACGTCAGCGTCGAAGGCCTGGCGGCCTACGGACTGTTCGACAGCCGCAAGCGCTATGACGGCGGGGAGGGCGGCAAGCACTGGCGTGAAGGTTTCATCAAGTACGGACTCAAGGGCGATACCCGCATGGCCGATGCCGGCACCCTGTATGGCGCCTTCGCCCTGGTGTCATCGGCCACTTGGGGCGATGGCGATGCTGGCGGTTTCACCGACGGCTCCGAGCGCACCACCAAGATCGAGGACGCCTACCTGGGCTGGCGTTCCGCTGACCTGTTCCCGGCCTTCGGCCAGGACGGCGTGGATTTCTCGTTCGGCCGCCAGGTGTACAAGGTCGGGCGGGGCTTCCTGATCAACGACGACGGCCCGAACCTGGGCAAGGGCGTCGCCGACGGCAGCCTCAACCGGGGCGGTGCCTATTACCTGGGTGCCCGACATGCCTTCGACCGTACGGCGGTATTGCGCCTGGGCGGCGAGCAGGGCTGGCACGGCAGTGCGGCCTGGCTGAAGTCCGACAACCGCGCCCAGGCCGAGCCGGAACTGAGTGTCGTCGACCTGCAATACACCCAGACGATCGGCACCCTGGCGGCGACCTGGATCCACGGCCTGGATGTCTCGCGGCGCTTCGCCAGCGAGTTCCAGCAACGCCGCGACGGCATGAACGTCTATGGCCTGCGCGCCGAGGGCAACGCCGGTATCGACAACGCCAGTTTCGCCGCCGAGTACGCCCTGCAGGACGCCCAGGGCGACCAGGCACGGGCCTGGTACCTGGAGGCCGGCTACCGCTTTGCCGACCTGTTGTGGGCACCGACGCTCACCGCGCGCTACACCCGCTACGGGCAGAACTGGGACTCTCTGCTGACCGGCTACAGCACCGGCTACGGCACCTGGTTCCAGGGCGAGGTGGCAGCCAATTACGCCGGGCCATTCAACAGCAACACGGCGGTCAGCCATCTGGGCCTGAAGGCCAACCCGCTGGAAGCCCTGACCCTGGGTGTGCTGTTCTTCGATTTCCGCACCCTGGGTGACCGCCAGGTGCGCAACCTCGATGGCCGCGAGCTGGACCTGTTTGCCGAATGGGCGGTGTCGCCGCACCTGATCGTTACGCCGCTGATCGGCCTCTATCGCCCCGAGCGCAGCGCGGCGGACGGCGGCAGCCAGTCCGGGGGCAACGGCACCAACCTCTACAGCCAGCTGACTGTGGCCGTGCCGTTCTGATGGCGTGGGAGCAGGGGCCCTGGCCTGGAGATTGCTTCCCCTCAGCCAGGCTCCTGTTGCAGCGAGAACACCAGCGATGTTGTGCGAGATACGCCGTTTCGACGATGTGGATGTGCATGCCGGGGCGATCCTCGGCTGGCAGCAGACCTACGACCAGCTCAGCACCGGGCACGCCAGCACACTGCTCAAGCACGTCACCGGCGAGCGCTTCCAGATCTTCCAGGAGGCGCTCGACAAACGCGTGGTGCAACGCGGCACTGCGCCCCACGGGCGCCTGTGCCTGGCCATGCCGGTATCCCATGCCGGGCCGGCGGTGTTTCAGGGCCGCAGTATCGATACCCAGAGTGTCACCCTTCTGCACAGTGGCCAGGAATTCTTCGTCCAGGCCACCGAGGGCATGGACCTGTTGGCCATCACCGTGGATGCCGTTCGTCTGGAGCGCCTGGCCGACCTGGAGCTCCCGGCGCCGTCAGCCCGTCGTCTGGGCGCTCTGGCACGCCTGGAAATGCACCAGGATGTGCTCGCGGCGGTGCGTGGTCAGTTGCTGGACTTGGTAGACGCCGCATTGGCTGCAAAACAGTTACCGGAGAAGTTGCTGGAAGATCGCGTCATGGCGTGCATGCTCGACCTGCTCGGGCAGGCCGTGGAACGTGACGGGCGGGCGGTAAACCATGCGGTCAGCGCCTACCTGGTGCGGCAGAGCCAGGAGCTGGCCCTGGACCTGGCGCAGCGCGACGAGCCGGTTTCGGTACTGGAAATCTGCGAGTGCCTCAACGTCAGCCGCCGCACCCTGCAGCGCAGTTTCCAGACCCTGACCGGCTTGCGCCCGGTGGAGTACCTGCGTGCCGTGCGGCTCAACGCCGCGCGTCGGCGCCTGCGCGGTACCGACCCACGGCAGCTGACCGTGGCGCGGGTGGCCAGTGACCTGGGCTTCACCCACCTGGGGCACTTCGCCGGTTATTACAAGACGCTGTTCGGCGAACATCCTTCCGAGACGCCACGCCACGGCTGAGCCCGGCTGCCTATCGGCGTATGTTCCGTAGCGGGGCAGGGCGCCTGCTTTCAGTGCAGGTCCATTACCCGGATACGCTCGTTCCAACCGTCCTGGCTGACGCGCCGGTGGTAGTCGTTGGGGGTGGTGCTGACCAGCTTCTTGAAGTCGCGCAGGAAGTGCGACTGGTCGGT
The Pseudomonas sp. DTU_2021_1001937_2_SI_NGA_ILE_001 DNA segment above includes these coding regions:
- a CDS encoding APC family permease, with the translated sequence MSVSSGGGSTTQLRRGTLGVAMIVFFVISAASPLSVLAGGFPIGLMLGNGAGLPALVIVALAVLLCFAAGYTGMARHVTHAGGFYAFISRGLGGMAGGAAGVLAMVAYNILQAGMYGLFGAVFAGTLEAGSGILVPWWLGSLLALLGIAWLGYRNIDLSARVLSIMVIAEYAVVVVLDVAIFSQGGLHGLNLESFTPTQIGSGNPSIGLLFCFAAFIGFEASTLYGEEARDPQRTIPRATYISVLLIGGFYTISVWAMVLGAGTDEVVARLQATQDPTTFLYALSDQYVGAWLTTAIRLLFVVSLFAGLLAFHNAAARYFFAIGRDGLLPERLGNTHRVHQSPHIGSLVQSLVAATILCIFALIGADPVLQLFSWFSNLATLCLILLMALTSLAVIGFFKARPQLVSSALRCFILPAVSGVALLAIGLTAVVHFDVLTGASTSISVVLWSVIPLSVVIGLLLAARLRSQAPLRFSALGNQSA
- a CDS encoding flavin reductase, with protein sequence MVDVNSFRNAMAMLGGAVSVITTDGPAGRCGFTASAVCSVTDSPPTLLVCMNRASQSNAQFKANGILCVNVLAASHQALSGAFANKQLSPEARFAEASWTTLESGAPVMLDALVNFDCRIAQVHEVGSHSIFYCEIQDIRHGGAEDGLVYFNRAYHRLGEASKAC
- a CDS encoding SDR family NAD(P)-dependent oxidoreductase, with the protein product MSHVALVTGAGQGLGQRFAARLLAAGYKVVISDRSLEAAQAAARSLDAGAERVLAVALDVGEKTHFEAALAATLERFGALHVLVNNAAVTKTTPLLQISPQEFDAVVGLNLRSVFLGCQVLGAHMAQAGYGRIINMASLAGQNGGTATGAHYAASKGAIVTLTKIFAKEFAARGVTVNAIAPGPIDSPAVHAAVPAERMDGLLANIPVRRLGDADFLGDLIVQLARPEAYFTTGATWDVNGGLFMR
- a CDS encoding aromatic ring-hydroxylating dioxygenase subunit alpha — translated: MSNLIPAVNLAVDLAELVQADRVHTSLYNDPALFDAELQKIFYSTWVWVAHESEIPESGSYKTTYIGKQPVIVVRDRKKDVHVLLNRCRHRGATVCEHKKGKTQSFVCPYHGWGYALDGSLRGIPHPESYADCLDKSELPLVSLRVESYAGMIFATFKDDIQPLVDFLGPAKKWMDLFMKQGAGYGIKVPGEHRFRFPGNWKIQLENTTDAYHFPLVHKSFLSSVDEQTLELFDFVKGPGYVEDLGNGHSVMVMIPDLIDLEADLDKPIPERFEGLAAELRDEGIDDQQVRRIVRAVGGTGFNLNLFPNIACSMAFFRVLQPISVHETEIHHSVITMDGGPAVANRYRLRLHEHFQGPMGFGTPDDSEAWERVQKGAQAGEDLWIMLNRGLPGERPSEDGLVSDVSAETGMRAAYQQWKKMMTAEAK
- a CDS encoding MarR family winged helix-turn-helix transcriptional regulator, with the protein product MNPPKKLKHRYDPSSAEFRKEDFPFYWLARVHGRYNQNMERLLKRVDLDVPRWRVLWILSENGQSSISEISTHAIAKLSTTTKIVYRMKDDGLVDTAPSAEDGRVTQVSITPAGLATIERMQDVTHALFERSFAGLTKAQIERLNGLLETVFHNLETF
- a CDS encoding nuclear transport factor 2 family protein translates to MTDIQPLLERLKRLESEQAIRACMNRYMLLCDQLDAHTPLDELAGLFTRQAVWEGKGAKYAKSFGGYRGREAIRDMFARYTEPPAHFALNVHFLTSELIRVDGAQAEGSWVMLQTSTFASGASHLNAARLAVRFAEEDGQWRMAHFQTENLFSRPVTAWHSEAELPVPGR
- a CDS encoding aromatic-ring-hydroxylating dioxygenase subunit beta, with the translated sequence MKLDLFNEVTAFIWEEGDMLDHGEYDSWLNLWTEQGTYIIPIDPKQTDYENTLNYAYDDHHMRGLRVQRLIGGESISTSPQPRTVRTLSRIRVLGDDGVNVTVRAAQNIREFRKESLKHYSADLTYSLVRAEGGFKIHRKVISLINSDDTLAGIGYIL
- a CDS encoding PDR/VanB family oxidoreductase, producing MNEQLLEVVVRKRDLQGDAVVVLDLAQADGSLLPAFEAGAHVDIHIAPDLIRQYSLCSDPADLRTYRLGVLKDPASRGGSVGVHQTLLEGRPVRISAPRNLFPLAPAARRSILLGGGIGITPMIAMAHALHRQGADFELHYCGRSRRHSAFLEALREAPFAARVVTHFDDEDAAQRLDLPAVLGPGEAGVHVYTCGPSGFMDWVIAGARQQGYAEDHIHKEYFQVEVDASGASFEVVAARSGKQVQVAEGQSIAEALKSIGIKVAMSCEQGACGTCLCEVLEGEPDHRDHYLTDDEKAANEQILLCCSRARSTRLVLDI
- a CDS encoding amidase, encoding MTIVVQPLDLGGDGLRVMVKDTLDVAGVPTRASSRALADAAPAAEHAEVVRRLLDAGCRLTGKTVLHELAFGTTGINHYAGTAPNPRYPGRIPGGSSSGSAAAVAAGLADFSLGTDTGGSVRVPACCCGVFGLKPSFGRVSRQGVMPTHSSLDCVGPFAATLPMLVRAMSIIDPSFQPAAVPARITVGVLAVPASPAVQAVLDQALQASGQSLRAVQLEDFQAAYEAGMAVINRETFDACAPLLEGGQVAPDVAGRLQAAGQTDDAALAAAEQVRQRFTAQVDAALQDCDVLALPTLPDFPLRLEEAADTRAVLGMTALVRPFNLSGHPAVSLPLGSDHGLPVGLQLVAAKGADEQLLAAAECLLQALHAGAH
- a CDS encoding helix-turn-helix domain-containing protein; this translates as MLCEIRRFDDVDVHAGAILGWQQTYDQLSTGHASTLLKHVTGERFQIFQEALDKRVVQRGTAPHGRLCLAMPVSHAGPAVFQGRSIDTQSVTLLHSGQEFFVQATEGMDLLAITVDAVRLERLADLELPAPSARRLGALARLEMHQDVLAAVRGQLLDLVDAALAAKQLPEKLLEDRVMACMLDLLGQAVERDGRAVNHAVSAYLVRQSQELALDLAQRDEPVSVLEICECLNVSRRTLQRSFQTLTGLRPVEYLRAVRLNAARRRLRGTDPRQLTVARVASDLGFTHLGHFAGYYKTLFGEHPSETPRHG